The following nucleotide sequence is from Thermostaphylospora chromogena.
GGCGGTTGCTGGAGAAAGCCGGTTATGTTCGCGTTCGGAGGCTGCGCCGCTGGAGCAGCACCGCGACGACGATGATCAACCCCTTGGCGACGAGCTGATCGCTGGTGTTGAGGCCGTTGAGGATGAACAGGTTGGTGATCAGCGTGAAGATCATCAGGCCGAGGATGGAGCCGATGATCGTCCCTCGTCCGCCGGTCAGCAGGGTCCCGCCGATGATGACGGCGGCGATGGCGTCGAGCTCGTAGAGGTCGCCGTGCGTGGACGACCCGGTGGTGGTCCTGGCCATGATGAGCACGGCGGCGATGCCGCAGCACAGCCCGGACAGCGCGTACAGCAGCATGGTGTGGCGGCGCACGTCGATACCGGCCAGACGGGCCGCCTCGGGGTTGCCGCCCACGGCGTACGTGCGCCTGCCGAACGTGGTGCGGTTGAGCAGCAGCCAGCCGAGCACGACGACGGCGGCGAAGATGTACACCAGCGGCGGCAGGCCGAGTATCCGCGCGGTGGTCAGCTCCTCGAACACCGCCCTGTTGCCGTCCGTGAGGAGCTGCGTGCGCCGGTCGGATATCCGCTGGGCGAGGCCGCGGGCGGCGACGAGCATGGCCAGCGTGGCGATGAACGGCACCATGCGCCCGTAGGCGATGAGGAACCCGTTGACCAGCCCGGCCCCGGTGCCGACGAGCAGGGCGCACATCACCATCACCCACGGCCCGTAGGACTGCGTGGCGACGGTGGTGGCCCAGACCGAGGCGAGCGCCATGACGGCGCCGACGGACAGGTCGATGCCACCCCCGATGATCACGAAGGTCATACCGACCGTGATGACGCCGATGGTCGAGGCCAGGGCCAGGATCGTCACCATGTTGGAGGCGGTGGCGAAGTTGTCCGGCCGGGTGATCACACCGATCACCGCGAGCAGTATCAGGGCCAGGACGAGACCGAGATGCCGGGTCTCGCCGAGCCGTCCGAGCAGCGTCGCCGCGCCGCCGGACGGGCTCCCCAGCAGGGACCGGGCCTCGCCCTCCCGGCTTTTCTCGGCGGGCGGGGCGCCTTGACGGGAATTCGCCTCACTCACCAGGGTCCTCCTTCGATGCGGGGGTCGAGGCCATGACCAGGTCGAGGACGCGGTGCTCGTCCAGGTCGGCGGCGTCGGCCTCGTGCACGATCTCGCCCTCGCGGACCACCAGCACCCGGTCGGCCAGGCCGAGCACCTCGGGCA
It contains:
- a CDS encoding ABC transporter permease, which produces MSEANSRQGAPPAEKSREGEARSLLGSPSGGAATLLGRLGETRHLGLVLALILLAVIGVITRPDNFATASNMVTILALASTIGVITVGMTFVIIGGGIDLSVGAVMALASVWATTVATQSYGPWVMVMCALLVGTGAGLVNGFLIAYGRMVPFIATLAMLVAARGLAQRISDRRTQLLTDGNRAVFEELTTARILGLPPLVYIFAAVVVLGWLLLNRTTFGRRTYAVGGNPEAARLAGIDVRRHTMLLYALSGLCCGIAAVLIMARTTTGSSTHGDLYELDAIAAVIIGGTLLTGGRGTIIGSILGLMIFTLITNLFILNGLNTSDQLVAKGLIIVVAVLLQRRSLRTRT